Proteins encoded together in one Anas acuta chromosome 10, bAnaAcu1.1, whole genome shotgun sequence window:
- the POP4 gene encoding ribonuclease P protein subunit p29 isoform X1: MEGALYGGLPRQAAEELSLQPQRSEEAKAFVSAFLKRSMPKMKDEAIQDVLSRKAVILEHHAKRRKKQKRKKTKSFTAKQRREMRLFEIEPEQQRYAIFLPLHELWKQYIRDLCYGLKPDAQPQMVQAKLLKADLHGAIVTVTKSKCPSYVGIKGIILQEFKHIFKIITKEDKLKVVPKVNNVFSLEIDGFISYIYGSKFQLRASERSAKKFKLKGTIDL, encoded by the exons atggAGG GTGCGCTGTACGGCGGGCTGCCCCGACAGGCGGCGGAGGAGCTGAGCCTGCAG CCTCAGAGGTCAGAAGAGGCCAAAGCCTTTGTAAGCGCCTTCCTGAAGCGCAGCATGCCGAAAATGAAGGATGAAGCCATCCAGGATGTGTTGTCTCGGAAAGCTGTGATTCTGGAGCATCACgccaaaagaaggaaaaagcaaaagaggaagaaaactaaaAGCTTTACTGCCAAGCAGAGGCGAGAAATGCGTCTTTTTGAAATCGAACCGGAACAGCAGAG ATATGCAATCTTCTTACCACTGCATGAACTGTGGAAACAGTACATCAGAGACCTATGCTATGGACTTAAACCAGATGC ACAACCACAGATGGTTCAGGCCAAACTCCTAAAAGCTGATCTCCATGGAGCTATTGTTACAG TCACAAAATCAAAATGTCCCTCTTACGTTGGGATAAAAGGAATCATTCTACAGGAGTTTAAACATATCTTCAAAATTATCACTAAGGAGGACAAATTAAAAG ttgttcccaaagttAACAATGTATTTAGCTTGGAGATTGATGGGTTCATTTCCTACATCTACGGAAGCAAGTTCCAGCTCAGAGCAAGTGAGCGATCTGCAAAGAAGTTCAAGCTAAAAGGAACTATTGACCTATGa
- the POP4 gene encoding ribonuclease P protein subunit p29 isoform X2 — MPKMKDEAIQDVLSRKAVILEHHAKRRKKQKRKKTKSFTAKQRREMRLFEIEPEQQRYAIFLPLHELWKQYIRDLCYGLKPDAQPQMVQAKLLKADLHGAIVTVTKSKCPSYVGIKGIILQEFKHIFKIITKEDKLKVVPKVNNVFSLEIDGFISYIYGSKFQLRASERSAKKFKLKGTIDL; from the exons ATGCCGAAAATGAAGGATGAAGCCATCCAGGATGTGTTGTCTCGGAAAGCTGTGATTCTGGAGCATCACgccaaaagaaggaaaaagcaaaagaggaagaaaactaaaAGCTTTACTGCCAAGCAGAGGCGAGAAATGCGTCTTTTTGAAATCGAACCGGAACAGCAGAG ATATGCAATCTTCTTACCACTGCATGAACTGTGGAAACAGTACATCAGAGACCTATGCTATGGACTTAAACCAGATGC ACAACCACAGATGGTTCAGGCCAAACTCCTAAAAGCTGATCTCCATGGAGCTATTGTTACAG TCACAAAATCAAAATGTCCCTCTTACGTTGGGATAAAAGGAATCATTCTACAGGAGTTTAAACATATCTTCAAAATTATCACTAAGGAGGACAAATTAAAAG ttgttcccaaagttAACAATGTATTTAGCTTGGAGATTGATGGGTTCATTTCCTACATCTACGGAAGCAAGTTCCAGCTCAGAGCAAGTGAGCGATCTGCAAAGAAGTTCAAGCTAAAAGGAACTATTGACCTATGa